Proteins found in one Crassostrea angulata isolate pt1a10 chromosome 3, ASM2561291v2, whole genome shotgun sequence genomic segment:
- the LOC128177580 gene encoding calpain-B-like isoform X8 — translation MYTTKTTRTVRTFYSDGRGPPKVETKTFTYGGDGGSSVNGGINIQGGGGRFRIRMGGGGEDGGDQPSYSAPAFSQRPQVIGRPSRKDKKDPFSGVINQSYDEIKKRCQEEGCLFEDPEFDAEDSSIFFSRAPPRPFEWKRPHEICDNPVFIADGASRFDVQQGELGDCWLLAAIASLTVNQRLFAKVVPPDQSFEDGYCGMFRFHFWRQGEWVEVVVDDRLPTYYGQLTFMHSVDKNEFWSALLEKAYAKLEGSYESLKGGSTCEAMVDFTGGVSEFFDLRKAPPNLFSIMLKASQRGSLMGCSIDADPNQLEARLANGLVMGHAYSITSVILMDIETPTMSGKIPMVRIRNPWGNEAEWKGRWSDQSREWSLIPDSQKDSIGLTFDDDGEFWMSFDDFSKNFEKLEICNLGPDSLEEDELDGKKRWEGHTENGEWIPRVNAGGCRNYLDTFWTNPQYRVTLTDPDDDDDDDLCTILVGVLQKDRRKKRKEGLDMLTIGYVIYKLEDEVHGPLDVKYFKYHASCAKAPSFINLREVCGRHKLSPGTYVIIPSTFEPHQKGEYLVRIFTEKANETNEMDEETGIIEDQEIPPPTEEEQEQEQALKASFRRVAGEDMEIDAYELRDILNAVFTREFAFDGFSIDVCRSMVAMHDGDLSGKLGFDEFKVLWADLRRWKGVFKEYDRDKSGNLSSYELRSALHASGFRLSNRTFSALVMRYSSKDGNVEFGDFILCAIRMKTMLASFKNIDVENSGHAAFDLDSFIQTVMYS, via the exons ATGTACACAACCAAAACAACCCGTACAGTTCGTACGTTCTACTCGGATGGGCGTGGCCCACCCAAAGTGGAGACCAAAACCTTCACTTATGGTGGCGATGGGGGTTCATCAGTTAAtggaggaattaatatccaggGTGGAGGCGGACGCTTCCGAATTCGAATGGGCGGGGGTGGAGAAGATGGGGGTGACCAGCCTAGCTACAGCGCCCCAGCCTTCTCGCAAAGACCACAGGTAATCGGCAGGCCCTCCAGAAAGGATAAGAAGGACCCGTTCTCTGGGGTTATCAACCAGAGTTATGATGAGATTAAAAAGAGATGTCAAGAGGAGGGATGCTTATTTGAGGACCCTGAGTTCGACGCTGAAGATTCCTCCATCTTCTTTAGCAGGGCACCCCCTCGTCCATTTGAATGGAAAAGACCACat GAGATTTGTGACAACCCTGTGTTTATTGCGGATGGAGCCAGTCGATTTGATGTGCAGCAAGGAGAGCTTG GTGACTGCTGGCTCCTGGCTGCCATTGCCTCTCTAACCGTGAATCAGCGACTGTTTGCGAAGGTGGTTCCTCCGGACCAGAGTTTTGAGGATGGCTACTGTGGGATGTTCCGCTTCCATTTTTGGCGGCAGGGCGAGTGGGTGGAGGTGGTGGTGGATGACCGTCTGCCCACCTACTACGGCCAGCTGACCTTCATGCACTCTGTAGACAAGAATGAATTCTGGAGTGCATTGCTGGAGAAAGCTTATGCCAA ATTGGAAGGCTCGTATGAGTCTCTGAAGGGTGGCAGCACCTGTGAAGCCATGGTGGACTTTACAGGGGGTGTGTCCGAGTTCTTTGACCTGCGTAAAGCCCCGCCCAATCTGTTCAGCATTATGTTGAAGGCCAGTCAAAGAGGCTCCCTGATGGGCTGCTCCATTGAT GCTGACCCCAACCAACTTGAAGCTCGGTTAGCTAATGGCCTAGTGATGGGCCATGCCTACAGTATCACTTCTGTCATATTG ATGGACATTGAGACCCCCACCATGTCGGGAAAGATCCCAATGGTCAGGATCAGGAACCCCTGGGGTAATGAGGCTGAGTGGAAGGGCAGATGGAGCGACCA GTCGAGAGAGTGGTCCCTGATCCCAGACTCTCAGAAGGACTCCATTGGTCTGACCTTTGATGACGATGGAGAATTCTGGATGTCTTTTGATGACTTCTCCAAAAATTTTGAGAAGTTGGAGATCTGTAATTTGGGACCTGACTCCCTGGAGGAGGATGAGCTGGACGGGAAGAAGAGATGGGAGGGGCACACAGAGAATGGGGAGTGGATCCCCAGGGTCAATGCTGGGGGCTGCAGAAACTACCTTG ACACCTTTTGGACAAACCCCCAGTATCGTGTGACCTTGACCGAccctgatgatgatgatgacgatgacCTCTGTACCATTTTGGTGGGCGTTTTACAGAAAGACAGAAGAAAGAAGCGCAAGGAAGGACTAGACATGTTGACCATTGGATATGTCATTTACAAG CTGGAGGATGAGGTCCATGGTCCGTTAGATGTTAAATACTTCAAATATCATGCCTCGTGTGCTAAGGCTCCCTCCTTTATTAATCTGCGAGAGGTGTGTGGACGACACAAGCTCTCCCCAGGAACCTACGTAATTATTCCCTCCACTTTTGAACCTCACCAGAAAGGAGAGTACCTGGTTAGAATCTTCACAGAGAAAGCCAACGAGACAAA TGAAATGGATGAAGAAACTGGAATTATTGAAGATCAG GAAATTCCGCCACCTACAGAGGAGGAACAGGAACAAGAGCAGGCCCTCAAGGCGAGCTTCCGCCGGGTGGCGGGGGAGGACATGGAAATAGATGCCTACGAACTCCGAGACATCCTGAATGCTGTGTTTACAAGAG AATTCGCCTTTGATGGTTTCTCCATAGATGTTTGCAGGAGCATGGTGGCCATGCATGAT GGTGACCTGTCAGGAAAGTTAGGATTCGATGAATTCAAAGTTCTTTGGGCTGATTTAAGAAGATGGAAG GGAGTGTTCAAGGAGTATGACAGAGACAAGAGTGGTAATCTTAGTTCCTACGAGCTGAGATCCGCTCTCCACGCTAGCG GTTTCCGCTTGAGTAACAGGACATTCAGTGCTCTGGTCATGAGGTACAGTAGCAAGGATGGAAACGTGGAGTTCGGAGACTTCATCCTGTGTGCCATCAGAATGAAGACCATGCTGG CCTCTTTCAAGAACATTGATGTGGAAAATTCTGGGCATGCTGCATTTGATCTGGACAGT TTTATCCAGACAGTAATGTACTCGTAA
- the LOC128177580 gene encoding calpain-B-like isoform X5, giving the protein MYTTKTTRTVRTFYSDGRGPPKVETKTFTYGGDGGSSVNGGINIQGGGGRFRIRMGGGGEDGGDQPSYSAPAFSQRPQVIGRPSRKDKKDPFSGVINQSYDEIKKRCQEEGCLFEDPEFDAEDSSIFFSRAPPRPFEWKRPHEICDNPVFIADGASRFDVQQGELGDCWLLAAIASLTVNQRLFAKVVPPDQSFEDGYCGMFRFHFWRQGEWVEVVVDDRLPTYYGQLTFMHSVDKNEFWSALLEKAYAKLEGSYESLKGGSTCEAMVDFTGGVSEFFDLRKAPPNLFSIMLKASQRGSLMGCSIDADPNQLEARLANGLVMGHAYSITSVILMDIETPTMSGKIPMVRIRNPWGNEAEWKGRWSDQSREWSLIPDSQKDSIGLTFDDDGEFWMSFDDFSKNFEKLEICNLGPDSLEEDELDGKKRWEGHTENGEWIPRVNAGGCRNYLDTFWTNPQYRVTLTDPDDDDDDDLCTILVGVLQKDRRKKRKEGLDMLTIGYVIYKIPEGSGAGPLPLDFFKYNASCAKSNNFINMREVCTRHKLPSGQYCIIPSTFQPHQQGNFLLRLYTEQRAHSHEMDEETGIIEDQDVPKIPGAREIPPPTEEEQEQEQALKASFRRVAGEDMEIDAYELRDILNAVFTREFAFDGFSIDVCRSMVAMHDGDLSGKLGFDEFKVLWADLRRWKGVFKEYDRDKSGNLSSYELRSALHASGFRLSNRTFSALVMRYSSKDGNVEFGDFILCAIRMKTMLASFKNIDVENSGHAAFDLDSFIQTVMYS; this is encoded by the exons ATGTACACAACCAAAACAACCCGTACAGTTCGTACGTTCTACTCGGATGGGCGTGGCCCACCCAAAGTGGAGACCAAAACCTTCACTTATGGTGGCGATGGGGGTTCATCAGTTAAtggaggaattaatatccaggGTGGAGGCGGACGCTTCCGAATTCGAATGGGCGGGGGTGGAGAAGATGGGGGTGACCAGCCTAGCTACAGCGCCCCAGCCTTCTCGCAAAGACCACAGGTAATCGGCAGGCCCTCCAGAAAGGATAAGAAGGACCCGTTCTCTGGGGTTATCAACCAGAGTTATGATGAGATTAAAAAGAGATGTCAAGAGGAGGGATGCTTATTTGAGGACCCTGAGTTCGACGCTGAAGATTCCTCCATCTTCTTTAGCAGGGCACCCCCTCGTCCATTTGAATGGAAAAGACCACat GAGATTTGTGACAACCCTGTGTTTATTGCGGATGGAGCCAGTCGATTTGATGTGCAGCAAGGAGAGCTTG GTGACTGCTGGCTCCTGGCTGCCATTGCCTCTCTAACCGTGAATCAGCGACTGTTTGCGAAGGTGGTTCCTCCGGACCAGAGTTTTGAGGATGGCTACTGTGGGATGTTCCGCTTCCATTTTTGGCGGCAGGGCGAGTGGGTGGAGGTGGTGGTGGATGACCGTCTGCCCACCTACTACGGCCAGCTGACCTTCATGCACTCTGTAGACAAGAATGAATTCTGGAGTGCATTGCTGGAGAAAGCTTATGCCAA ATTGGAAGGCTCGTATGAGTCTCTGAAGGGTGGCAGCACCTGTGAAGCCATGGTGGACTTTACAGGGGGTGTGTCCGAGTTCTTTGACCTGCGTAAAGCCCCGCCCAATCTGTTCAGCATTATGTTGAAGGCCAGTCAAAGAGGCTCCCTGATGGGCTGCTCCATTGAT GCTGACCCCAACCAACTTGAAGCTCGGTTAGCTAATGGCCTAGTGATGGGCCATGCCTACAGTATCACTTCTGTCATATTG ATGGACATTGAGACCCCCACCATGTCGGGAAAGATCCCAATGGTCAGGATCAGGAACCCCTGGGGTAATGAGGCTGAGTGGAAGGGCAGATGGAGCGACCA GTCGAGAGAGTGGTCCCTGATCCCAGACTCTCAGAAGGACTCCATTGGTCTGACCTTTGATGACGATGGAGAATTCTGGATGTCTTTTGATGACTTCTCCAAAAATTTTGAGAAGTTGGAGATCTGTAATTTGGGACCTGACTCCCTGGAGGAGGATGAGCTGGACGGGAAGAAGAGATGGGAGGGGCACACAGAGAATGGGGAGTGGATCCCCAGGGTCAATGCTGGGGGCTGCAGAAACTACCTTG ACACCTTTTGGACAAACCCCCAGTATCGTGTGACCTTGACCGAccctgatgatgatgatgacgatgacCTCTGTACCATTTTGGTGGGCGTTTTACAGAAAGACAGAAGAAAGAAGCGCAAGGAAGGACTAGACATGTTGACCATTGGATATGTCATTTACAAG ATACCAGAAGGATCTGGGGCGGGCCCTCTACCCTTGGACTTTTTCAAGTACAATGCCTCGTGCGCCAAGTCTAATAATTTCATCAACATGCGGGAAGTTTGCACCCGACACAAGCTTCCCTCGGGACAGTACTGTATCATTCCGTCAACGTTCCAGCCTCATCAGCAGGGAAACTTCCTGTTGAGACTTTACACTGAGCAGAGGGCTCACAGCCA TGAAATGGATGAAGAAACTGGAATTATTGAAGATCAG GATGTCCCCAAAATTCCTGGTGCCAGA GAAATTCCGCCACCTACAGAGGAGGAACAGGAACAAGAGCAGGCCCTCAAGGCGAGCTTCCGCCGGGTGGCGGGGGAGGACATGGAAATAGATGCCTACGAACTCCGAGACATCCTGAATGCTGTGTTTACAAGAG AATTCGCCTTTGATGGTTTCTCCATAGATGTTTGCAGGAGCATGGTGGCCATGCATGAT GGTGACCTGTCAGGAAAGTTAGGATTCGATGAATTCAAAGTTCTTTGGGCTGATTTAAGAAGATGGAAG GGAGTGTTCAAGGAGTATGACAGAGACAAGAGTGGTAATCTTAGTTCCTACGAGCTGAGATCCGCTCTCCACGCTAGCG GTTTCCGCTTGAGTAACAGGACATTCAGTGCTCTGGTCATGAGGTACAGTAGCAAGGATGGAAACGTGGAGTTCGGAGACTTCATCCTGTGTGCCATCAGAATGAAGACCATGCTGG CCTCTTTCAAGAACATTGATGTGGAAAATTCTGGGCATGCTGCATTTGATCTGGACAGT TTTATCCAGACAGTAATGTACTCGTAA